The Cucumis melo cultivar AY chromosome 5, USDA_Cmelo_AY_1.0, whole genome shotgun sequence genome has a segment encoding these proteins:
- the LOC103491272 gene encoding histone H1, whose amino-acid sequence MATEEPVVPVESAAEPTNAEQAEENPPNKAAKSKKSKEPKEKKPAAPRKPRNPPTHPPYEEMIKDAIVTLKERTGSSQYAITKFIEEKQKQLPSNFKKLLLFHLKKLVASGKLVKVKSSFKLKPAKSAVVKPASPAKKKPVAAKPKSKAVAKPKAVAKSPAKPKAAAKPKPKTTAKPKAAPKPKAAPPKSKSSAVAKPKAAAKTKAAPKPKAKEKPAKAARTSTRTSPGRKAPAPKPVVKKAPAAKKAPSKSVKAKKVKSLAKKAPSKRGSKGR is encoded by the exons ATGGCTACTGAGGAACCGGTGGTGCCGGTGGAGTCTGCGGCAGAGCCGACTAACGCTGAACAAGCGGAGGAAAATCCGCCGAACAAAGCTGCCAAGTCTAAGAAGTCGAAAGAACCTAAAGAGAAGAAACCTGCTGCTCCTAGGAAACCTAGGAATCCTCCAACTCATCCTCCATATGAAGAG ATGATTAAGGATGCAATTGTTACGTTGAAGGAAAGGACTGGTTCGAGTCAGTACGCGATCACTAAGTTTATTGAAGAGAAGCAAAAGCAACTTCCATCTAACTTTAAGAAGCTTTTGTTATTCCATTTGAAGAAACTTGTGGCTTCCGGGAAGTTGGTGAAGGTTAAGAGTTCGTTCAAGCTTAAACCGGCGAAGTCGGCAGTTGTGAAGCCTGCTTCTCCTGCGAAGAAGAAGCCTGTAGCTGCTAAGCCGAAGTCTAAAGCTGTAGCTAAGCCCAAAGCTGTGGCAAAATCTCCTGCGAAGCCGAAAGCTGCTGCAAAGCCGAAGCCTAAGACGACTGCCAAACCCAAAGCTGCTCCTAAACCCAAAGCTGCTCCACCCAAGTCAAAGAGCAGTGCTGTGGCGAAGCCCAAAGCTGCGGCGAAGACTAAAGCCGCTCCCAAGCCGAAAGCCAAGGAAAAGCCTGCGAAGGCTGCTAGAACTTCGACAAGAACCTCACCAGGAAGGAAGGCACCAGCTCCAAAACCGGTAGTGAAAAAGGCACCGGCGGCGAAGAAGGCTCCATCAAAAAGCGTTAAAGCAAAGAAAGTGAAATCGCTGGCGAAAAAGGCTCCTTCTAAAAGAGGAAGCAAAGGGAGGTAG